One window from the genome of Anguilla rostrata isolate EN2019 chromosome 5, ASM1855537v3, whole genome shotgun sequence encodes:
- the LOC135254577 gene encoding mucin-2-like, producing the protein MSSALTSKTATLSTEPATSNISPLTLTSDSTTSPSILVTSTKETAKVTTQHETTTKLGTLKTNPTRTSQHATATTSLLPLMTKSTTLMMDSASSNTRLGTSTTITGLLSIYQPTSTDIPQTSTTNPTTLTLSSTTLAESPTVAVSDAMTSESSSVKSTKTTGMFTTSFATGTANPESSATNPMTTKTLPKISTTASVSSIRSPVTSTTKLETLTTNSATLTINPVTAISPPDTSMLSPVTSSTTSMTKSATLSTNTEMVTKNRMSTSLKNTATFSTNIATVTEIPTTQTRNPATLTQRPTTPTISQTVLVSDDVTSQSSLATSNIKFPSSTTNSDIVTSIPEISTTNFQTQTAETKISTQDLAVSTTSPVTSARMSSALTSKTATLTTEPAMSNISPLTLTSDSTTSPSILVTSTKETAKVTTQPETTTKHGTLRTNPTRTSQPATETTSPFPLMTKSTTLMTDSASSNTRLGTSTTITGLLSIYQPTSTDIPQTSTTNPTTLTLSSTTLAESPTVAVSDAMTSESSSVKSTKTTGMFTTSFATGTANPESSATNPMTTVTLPKISTTASVSSITSPVTSTTNSATLTINPVTPTSLPDTSILSPVTSSTTFMTKSATLSTNTEMVTTNRMSTSLKNTPTFSTNIATVTEIPTTQTRNPATLTQRPTTPTISQTVLVSDDVTSQSSLATSTIKFPSSTTNSDIVTSIPEISTTNFQTQTAETKISTRDLAVSTSPVTSARMSSALITNTATLSTEPATSNISPLTLTSDSTTSPSILVTSTKETAKVTTQPETTTKHGTLRTNPTRTSQPATETTSPFPLMTKSTTLMTDSASSNTRLGTSTTITGLLSIYQPTSTDIPQTSTTNPTTLTLSSTTLAESPTVAVSDAMTSESSSVKSTKTTGMFTTSFATGTANPESSATNPMTTVTLPKISTTALYHQ; encoded by the exons ATGTCTTCAGCATTGACTTCAAAAACTGCTACCTTGAGCACAGAACCTGCAACGTCAAATATAAGCCCATTAACATTGACCTCTGACTCTACCACATCACCATCGATTCTTGTAACCTCAACCAAGGAAACAGCAAAGGTCACTACACAAcatgaaacaactacaaaattGGGAACATTGAAGACAAACCCCACAAGAACTTCTCAACATGCAACAGCAACCACAAGCCTTTTACCATTGATGACAAAGAGTACAACATTGATGATGGACTCTGCATCATCAAACACAAGACTTGGAACATCAACCACAATCACTGGATTGCTCAGTATCTACCAACCCACATCGACCGATATCCCTCAGACATCAACCACAAACCCTACAACACTGACCCTAAGCTCTACCACACTGGCAGAGAGCCCAACTGTAGCAGTCTCTGATGCTATGACATCTGAATCAAGTTCTGTAAAATCAACTAAAACAACTGGAATGTTCACAACAAGCTTTGCAACAGGAACTGCAAATCCTGAATCATCGGCCACAAACCCCATGACCACAAAGACACTACCTAAAATATCAACCACAGCCTCTGTATCATCAATAAGAAGCCCTGTAACATCAACGACAAAGCTTGAAACATTGACCACAAATTCTGCAACATTGACTATAAACCCTGTAACAGCAATCTCTCCCCCAGACACATCCATGTTAAGTCCTGTAACATCATCTACAACGTCCATGACAAAGTCTGCAACATTGAGTACCAACACTGAAATGGTGACCAAAAACCGTATGTCAACATCTCTCAAGAACACTGCTACTTTCTCTACAAACATTGCAACAGTGACTGAAATCCCGACAACACAGACTAGGAACCCAGCAACACTGACCCAAAGGCCGACAACACCTACCATAAGCCAAACTGTATTAGTCTCTGATGACGTGACATCCCAATCAAGTCTTGCAACATCAAATATCAAATTTCCATCATCAACTACAAACTCTGATATAGTGACTTCAATCCCTGAAATATCAACAACAAACttccaaacacaaacagcagaaacTAAAATATCAACCCAAGACTTAGCAGTATCAACAACAAGTCCTGTAAC CTCAGCCAGAATGTCTTCAGCATTGACTTCAAAAACTGCTACCTTGACCACAGAACCTGCAATGTCAAATATAAGCCCTTTAACATTGACCTCTGACTCTACCACATCACCATCGATTCTTGTAACCTCAACCAAGGAAACAGCAAAGGTCACTACACAAcctgaaacaactacaaaacatggAACATTGAGGACAAACCCCACAAGAACTTCTCAACCTGCAACAGAAACCACAAGCCCTTTTCCATTGATGACAAAGAGTACAACATTGATGACGGACTCTGCATCATCAAACACAAGACTTGGAACATCAACCACAATCACTGGATTGCTCAGTATCTACCAACCCACATCGACCGATATCCCTCAGACATCAACCACAAACCCTACAACACTGACCCTAAGCTCTACCACACTGGCAGAGAGCCCAACTGTAGCAGTCTCTGATGCTATGACATCTGAATCAAGTTCTGTAAAATCAACTAAAACAACTGGAATGTTCACGACAAGCTTTGCAACAGGAACTGCAAATCCTGAATCATCGGCCACAAACCCCATGACCACAGTGACACTACCTAAAATATCAACCACAGCCTCTGTATCATCAATAACAAGCCCTGTAACATCAACGACAAATTCTGCAACACTGACTATAAACCCTGTAACACCAACCTCTCTCCCAGACACATCCATATTAAGTCCTGTAACATCATCTACAACGTTCATGACAAAGTCTGCAACATTGAGTACCAACACTGAAATGGTGACCACAAACCGTATGTCAACATCTCTCAAGAACACTCCTACTTTCTCTACAAACATTGCAACAGTGACTGAAATCCCGACAACACAGACTAGGAACCCAGCAACACTGACCCAAAGGCCGACAACACCTACCATAAGCCAAACTGTATTAGTCTCTGATGACGTGACATCCCAATCAAGTCTTGCAACATCAACTATCAAATTTCCATCATCAACTACAAACTCTGATATAGTGACTTCAATCCCTGAAATATCAACAACAAACTTCCAAACGCAAACAGCAGAAACTAAAATATCAACCCGAGACTTAGCAGTATCAACAAGTCCTGTAACCTCAGCCAGAATGTCTTCAGCATTAATCACAAACACTGCTACCTTGAGCACAGAACCTGCAACGTCAAATATAAGCCCTTTAACATTGACCTCTGACTCTACCACATCACCGTCGATTCTTGTAACCTCAACTAAGGAAACAGCAAAGGTCACTACACAAcctgaaacaactacaaaacatggAACATTGAGGACAAACCCCACAAGAACTTCTCAACCTGCAACAGAAACCACAAGCCCTTTTCCATTGATGACAAAGAGTACAACATTGATGACGGACTCTGCATCATCAAACACAAGACTTGGAACATCAACCACAATCACTGGATTGCTCAGTATCTACCAACCCACATCGACCGATATCCCTCAGACATCAACCACAAACCCTACAACACTGACCCTAAGCTCTACCACACTGGCAGAGAGCCCAACTGTAGCAGTCTCTGATGCTATGACATCTGAATCAAGTTCTGTAAAATCAACTAAAACAACTGGAATGTTCACGACAAGCTTTGCAACAGGAACTGCAAATCCTGAATCATCGGCCACAAACCCCATGACCACAGTGACACTACCTAAAATATCAACCACAGCTCTGTATCATCAATAA
- the cntf gene encoding ciliary neurotrophic factor, whose amino-acid sequence MAGAGAGARPGSVRSRMGKAAALARLLNRDCTRLLELYREREGFSPDLSLEKGRIVALVLSAPHLSANERVWLLHSALHQCLRLFERVIGWEIEQGFGGEGEYERVRSTVKDRLGHLLQSTKNLLAETEGITPLTPDPNNPEETDGLEKGGIFEAKLWTFRVLQELIHWTQSAAQTLHSVQSEREKERGRTTVRKGKRDKGEVQS is encoded by the exons ATGGCCGGAGCTGGTGCGGGTGCCAGGCCGGGCTCTGTGCGCTCCAGGATGGGTAAAGCTGCCGCGCTGGCCCGGTTGCTGAACCGGGATTGCACTCGCCTGCTGGAACTATAT agagagagagaaggcttcTCGCCTGACCTGTCCCTGGAGAAGGGTCGCATTGTGGCCCTCGTGCTGtccgccccccacctctccGCCAACGAGAGGGTGTGGCTCCTGCACTCCGCCCTGCACCAGTGCCTCAGGCTCTTTGAGcgcgtgattggctgggagATAGAGCAGGGCTTCGGGGGCGAGGGCGAGTACGAGAGGGTGCGGAGCACGGTGAAGGACAGGCTGGGCCACCTGCTCCAGAGCACCAAGAACCTCCTGGCGGAGACGGAGGGAATTACACCACTGACCCCTGACCCAAACAACCCAGAG gagacaGATGGGTTGGAAAAAGGTGGCATATTTGAGGCGAAGCTCTGGACTTTCCGGGTCCTACAGGAGCTGATCCACTGGACCCAGTCCGCCGCCCAGACTCTGCACTCAgtgcagtcagagagagagaaggaaagagggagaactactgtgagaaagggaaagagggacaAAGGAGAAGTGCAGAGCTGA
- the si:ch211-113e8.11 gene encoding uncharacterized protein si:ch211-113e8.11, translated as MMSANRSSLVGYGLSSDSDSDAEGDEANIKEMSEDGVGDGSGRGGAEDSKGRNLLLESACGSSESDSEPEQGEQDAPRTPAAEPAPRVVAAAPPDPRTLAHKLPPPPLGAPGLPAAGLPSGSSVFANPFRQRAEEHLNVLRKHVPLTLEPRPSQIGGRKMCISYRRDGRCRFGIGCKFAHDSDLQTAAPPVAEGRGPGADHHHDVAGGAGGGGNQRGDSAASHATPDRRRDRNAPFPSQPHPDQDTDPEGGPGRKRRVGLSNTLVPPKRALKQYATQRERERVTPS; from the exons ATGATGTCGGCTAACAGAAGTTCTCTGGTTGGATATGGTCTCTCTTCCGATTCCGACAGCGATGCAGAGGGAGACGAAGCCAACATTAAAGAAAT GTCAGAGGATGGAGTTGGGGATGGgagcggaaggggaggagcagaggacaGCAAGGGCAGGAATTTGTTGCTGGAGTCAGCATGTGGGTCGAGTGAGTCGGACTCCGAGCCCGAGCAAGGAGAACAAGACGCCCCGAGGACTCCAGCGGCAGAACCCGCGCCTCGCGTCGTCGCCGCCGCGCCCCCCGACCCCCGTACCCTCGCCCACAAGCTGCCCCCGCCTCCGCTCGGCGCCCCGGGGCTGCCCGCCGCCGGGCTCCCGTCCGGCAGCAGCGTGTTCGCCAACCCCTTCCGCCAGCGGGCGGAGGAGCACCTGAACGTGCTGCGGAAGCACGTCCCGCTCACCCTGGAGCCGCGCCCCTCCCAGATCGGCGGCCGCAAGATGTGCATCTCCTACCGGCGGGACGGGCGCTGCCGCTTCGGGATCGGCTGCAAGTTCGCCCACGACAGCGACCTGCagaccgccgccccccccgtcgccgaggggcggggccccggCGCGGACCACCACCACGACGTCGCTGGcggcgccggcggcggcggcaacCAGCGCGGCGACTCGGCCGCCTCGCACGCGACCCCAGACCGTCGCCGTGACCGCAACGCGCCCTTCCCCTCCCAACCCCATCCGGATCAGGATACTGACCCCGAGGGGGGGccggggaggaagaggagggtgggacTGAGCAACACCCTCGTCCCCCCGAAACGGGCGCTGAAACAGTAcgccacacagagagagagggaaagagtcaCTCCCTCCTGA